Proteins from a genomic interval of Prevotella sp. E13-27:
- a CDS encoding peptidylprolyl isomerase: MDNKTNKFISVNYQLYTLEADGSKQLVEETKEGNPFQIISGFGMSIDKFEEAIVGLEAGSDFELTLQPADAFGEYEEEGKHKVSRDIFSINGHFDHENIFEGAVITLMDSEGKRFMARVIKVEEDGVTVDTNHPLAGSTLLFKGSVLENREATNEEIQHMINHMSGEGCGCGCDDCDGDCGGHHHHDGDCGHHHHDDGCGCVHCHH, encoded by the coding sequence ATGGATAATAAGACAAACAAATTCATTTCAGTAAACTATCAGCTCTATACACTTGAGGCTGATGGTTCTAAGCAGTTGGTAGAGGAAACAAAGGAAGGCAATCCATTCCAGATAATCAGTGGCTTCGGCATGTCTATCGATAAGTTCGAGGAGGCAATCGTTGGTCTTGAGGCAGGTTCTGACTTCGAGCTGACACTCCAGCCAGCCGACGCTTTTGGCGAATATGAGGAGGAAGGCAAGCACAAGGTGAGCCGCGACATCTTCTCTATAAACGGACATTTTGACCACGAGAACATCTTCGAGGGCGCTGTCATCACCCTGATGGACAGCGAAGGTAAGCGCTTTATGGCTCGCGTCATCAAGGTTGAGGAAGACGGCGTTACCGTTGACACCAACCACCCCTTGGCAGGCAGCACCCTTCTCTTCAAGGGCTCTGTGCTTGAGAACCGTGAGGCAACCAATGAGGAGATTCAGCACATGATAAACCACATGAGCGGCGAGGGCTGCGGCTGTGGTTGCGACGACTGCGACGGCGACTGCGGTGGTCATCATCATCACGACGGCGATTGCGGTCATCATCATCACGACGATGGTTGTGGCTGTGTTCATTGCCATCATTAA
- the galE gene encoding UDP-glucose 4-epimerase GalE, producing MKQTILVTGGTGFIGSHTTVELQEAGYEVVIIDNLSNSNANVVDGIEKITGIRPAFEKVDCCDFEALENVFKKYPKIEGIIHFAASKAVGESVEKPLLYYRNNLTSLVNLLELMPKYNVKGIIFSSSCTVYGQPSEENLPVTENAPIQKAMSPYGNTKQINEEIIHDYIHSGAPIKSVILRYFNPIGAHPSALIGELPNGVPMNLIPFVTQTAIGIRQQLKIFGNDYGTPDGTCIRDYIYVVDLAKAHVKAMERVLDKPETDPVEIFNIGTGKGLSTLEVVQGFEKATGVKVNWTYAPRREGDIEKVWGNVDKANKVLGWKAETPTEEVLKSAWKWQQKLREDGIQ from the coding sequence ATGAAGCAAACAATCCTTGTTACTGGCGGTACCGGATTCATCGGTAGCCACACCACCGTAGAGCTGCAGGAAGCAGGCTACGAGGTAGTAATCATTGACAACCTTTCAAACTCTAACGCCAACGTCGTTGACGGCATCGAGAAGATAACAGGCATACGCCCGGCATTCGAAAAGGTAGACTGCTGCGACTTCGAGGCACTGGAGAACGTGTTCAAGAAGTATCCCAAGATTGAAGGCATCATCCACTTCGCTGCATCAAAGGCTGTGGGCGAGAGCGTGGAGAAACCCCTACTCTACTATCGCAACAACCTCACATCGCTCGTGAACCTGCTCGAGCTGATGCCAAAGTACAACGTGAAAGGCATCATCTTCTCAAGCAGCTGCACCGTCTATGGACAGCCATCGGAAGAGAACCTCCCCGTAACGGAGAACGCTCCAATACAGAAGGCAATGTCACCTTATGGAAACACAAAGCAGATAAACGAGGAAATAATTCACGACTACATACACAGCGGAGCGCCAATAAAGAGCGTAATACTGCGCTACTTCAACCCCATCGGTGCACACCCATCAGCACTCATCGGAGAGCTGCCTAACGGAGTGCCCATGAACCTCATACCATTCGTGACACAGACCGCCATCGGCATTCGCCAGCAGCTGAAGATATTCGGCAATGACTACGGAACGCCTGACGGCACCTGCATACGCGACTATATCTATGTGGTAGATCTGGCCAAAGCTCACGTGAAGGCTATGGAGCGCGTGCTCGACAAGCCAGAGACCGACCCAGTGGAGATATTCAACATTGGCACAGGCAAGGGACTCTCAACACTCGAGGTGGTACAGGGCTTCGAAAAGGCTACAGGAGTGAAGGTCAACTGGACCTACGCACCACGTCGCGAAGGCGATATAGAAAAGGTGTGGGGCAATGTTGACAAAGCCAATAAAGTGCTCGGATGGAAAGCAGAGACACCTACAGAGGAGGTGCTGAAATCTGCTTGGAAATGGCAGCAGAAACTGCGCGAAGACGGAATACAGTAA
- a CDS encoding thiamine phosphate synthase, which translates to MKLIIMTKATFFVEEDKIITSLFDEGMEALHLYKPGSEPIYSERLLTLLPDEYYSKIVVHDHFYLKEEYGLKGIHLNNVKDSLPIGFKGQVSMTCHSIEELHDAKKASKYVFLKTIFDSQSNPEDKQTLDYTQLKEAAKKGLIDKHVYAMGGINIDNIRLCRELGFGGVVICGDLWNKFNIHHEADYKDLIQHFQRLRKAVS; encoded by the coding sequence ATGAAACTCATCATCATGACAAAAGCCACGTTCTTCGTGGAAGAAGACAAAATCATCACCTCACTTTTCGATGAGGGGATGGAAGCTCTGCATTTATACAAGCCAGGCTCTGAGCCAATATACTCAGAACGACTGCTCACATTACTCCCTGACGAATACTACAGCAAGATAGTTGTGCACGACCATTTCTACCTCAAGGAAGAATATGGTCTGAAAGGCATACACCTGAACAATGTGAAAGACAGCCTGCCAATAGGATTCAAGGGACAGGTGTCAATGACATGCCACTCAATAGAAGAGCTGCACGATGCAAAGAAAGCATCGAAATATGTGTTCCTCAAGACTATCTTCGACAGTCAGAGTAATCCAGAAGACAAACAGACACTCGACTACACACAGCTGAAAGAGGCCGCAAAGAAAGGACTCATAGACAAGCACGTCTATGCAATGGGCGGCATAAACATTGACAACATCAGACTGTGCAGGGAACTGGGCTTTGGAGGAGTGGTCATCTGCGGTGACCTGTGGAACAAGTTCAACATACACCACGAAGCCGACTACAAAGACTTAATCCAACATTTCCAGAGACTGCGGAAAGCAGTTTCCTAA
- the menB gene encoding 1,4-dihydroxy-2-naphthoyl-CoA synthase produces MEQRQWKEIRKFEEIRFEEFEGIAKITIDRARYRNAFTPKTTLELSQAFAMCREMQQIRVVLLTGAMSEVPEGKRLEDVKHAFCSGGDMHVKGRGGYVDDEGVPRLSVLDVQMQIRRLPKPVIAMVNGYAIGGGHVLHLVCDLTIASENAIFGQTGPKVGSFDAGFGSSYLARIVGQKKAREIWFMCRQYTAKEAEEMGMVNKVVPLSQLEDECVSWAKEMMERSPIALRMIKAGLNAELDGQAGIQQLAGDCTMLYYFLDEAQEGGKAFLEKRKPNFDQYPKIP; encoded by the coding sequence ATGGAACAACGTCAATGGAAAGAGATACGCAAGTTCGAAGAGATTCGCTTCGAAGAGTTTGAAGGCATTGCCAAGATAACCATAGACAGGGCACGCTACAGAAACGCGTTTACGCCGAAGACCACGCTGGAGCTGAGTCAGGCTTTCGCCATGTGTCGCGAGATGCAGCAGATAAGAGTGGTGCTGCTGACAGGCGCCATGAGCGAGGTGCCAGAAGGCAAGAGGCTGGAGGATGTGAAGCACGCCTTCTGCTCAGGAGGCGACATGCACGTGAAGGGACGTGGCGGATATGTGGATGACGAAGGTGTGCCACGACTGAGCGTACTTGACGTGCAGATGCAGATACGCCGTCTGCCAAAGCCCGTAATAGCAATGGTCAACGGATATGCCATAGGCGGAGGACACGTGCTACACCTCGTGTGCGACCTCACCATAGCCTCGGAGAATGCCATCTTCGGACAAACGGGCCCAAAAGTGGGCTCGTTCGACGCAGGATTCGGATCAAGCTATCTGGCACGCATCGTGGGACAGAAGAAGGCGCGCGAAATATGGTTCATGTGCCGTCAATATACGGCTAAGGAAGCAGAAGAGATGGGAATGGTGAACAAGGTGGTGCCATTGTCGCAGCTCGAGGACGAATGCGTAAGCTGGGCAAAGGAGATGATGGAACGCTCGCCGATAGCGCTGCGCATGATAAAGGCTGGCCTCAACGCTGAGCTAGACGGACAGGCAGGCATACAGCAGCTGGCTGGCGACTGCACCATGCTATACTATTTCCTGGACGAGGCACAGGAGGGAGGAAAGGCTTTTCTGGAGAAGAGAAAGCCAAACTTCGACCAGTATCCAAAGATTCCGTGA